The Spirosoma foliorum genome has a window encoding:
- a CDS encoding RNA polymerase sigma factor — translation MTITKIAILSLFAYMNMTTYPNEEVLVSALQSHKAADFSLIYDSYSPALYGVLLRLLKDTARAEDLLQDAFVKIWTNSQHYSPSQGRLFTWLMAITRNLAMDELRARKVRATAAAYIGEHEVTATNLRLAEGMLNRSLLSQLAPKYQAVVELMYYRNYTSQEAADDLKLPIGTVKTRARKALQELKHYFNQDIQHYHTEYRGLKSA, via the coding sequence TTGACCATCACAAAAATAGCCATTCTCTCCCTGTTTGCCTACATGAACATGACTACCTATCCCAACGAAGAAGTTCTGGTAAGTGCGCTGCAAAGTCATAAAGCCGCTGATTTCTCCCTGATTTATGATTCGTATTCACCAGCTTTATATGGTGTACTCCTTCGCTTGCTAAAAGATACCGCTCGTGCTGAAGATTTGCTTCAGGATGCTTTTGTCAAAATCTGGACAAATAGCCAACACTACAGCCCTAGCCAAGGCCGTCTGTTTACCTGGTTAATGGCCATTACCCGTAATCTGGCTATGGACGAACTTAGAGCCAGGAAAGTTCGAGCTACAGCTGCGGCCTATATTGGCGAACACGAAGTAACTGCAACCAACCTAAGGCTTGCTGAAGGCATGTTGAATCGGTCGCTGTTGAGTCAGTTAGCGCCCAAATATCAGGCTGTTGTTGAGCTCATGTATTATCGAAATTATACCAGCCAGGAGGCCGCCGATGACCTGAAACTGCCTATCGGTACCGTTAAAACACGAGCGCGGAAGGCGCTGCAAGAGCTGAAGCATTATTTCAATCAGGACATTCAGCATTACCACACCGAATATCGTGGCCTAAAGTCAGCCTAG
- a CDS encoding YtxH domain-containing protein, translating into MKNYLQGLLTGVAAGLLIGYLTAPNSGKKTRKKIVKVLDRQARDLTDGISDQWDRTIAMAEGVVDRVRG; encoded by the coding sequence ATGAAAAATTACTTGCAAGGCCTCCTGACCGGTGTCGCAGCCGGATTATTAATTGGCTATCTGACAGCTCCTAATTCGGGCAAAAAAACGCGCAAAAAGATTGTTAAGGTTCTAGACAGACAAGCCCGCGATTTAACGGACGGCATTAGCGATCAATGGGATCGGACCATCGCCATGGCCGAAGGTGTTGTTGACCGAGTGAGAGGGTAA
- a CDS encoding MarR family winged helix-turn-helix transcriptional regulator yields the protein MTSPPQTDQELSIELRTVITRLIKKLRSESPTHQKLSLTERSVIKLLDKQKEMLPNEIAKMEKVTTQSMSQILNHLLALGYITRKPSETDKRKVMISLSEAGQAILHTVRNEVDEWLGKAIQESCSADDKAVLRQALGPLNKLLEVD from the coding sequence ATGACCTCACCACCCCAAACTGACCAGGAACTATCCATCGAACTACGAACGGTTATTACCCGGCTCATTAAGAAGCTTCGGAGCGAATCGCCAACTCACCAAAAGCTATCCCTCACCGAACGATCGGTCATTAAACTGCTTGATAAGCAGAAAGAAATGTTGCCCAACGAAATCGCCAAAATGGAAAAGGTGACGACGCAGTCGATGTCGCAGATTCTGAACCATCTGCTGGCACTCGGCTACATTACCCGAAAGCCTTCCGAAACCGATAAACGTAAAGTCATGATCTCGCTATCGGAGGCAGGGCAGGCCATTTTACACACAGTCCGGAATGAAGTAGACGAGTGGTTGGGTAAGGCAATCCAGGAAAGCTGCTCGGCCGACGACAAGGCGGTACTGCGTCAGGCATTAGGCCCCCTGAACAAACTACTGGAAGTCGATTAG
- a CDS encoding heme-degrading domain-containing protein, giving the protein MESQTNLAADLARIALQEERLQFDYFTAETAWELGGRLRDAVKARNGAAAIDIQLAGQPLFFLAMLGTTPDNGEWIRRKRNTTLHFHRSSYVVGLRLQQTQTTLSDRYGLSNQNYASHGGSFPIWLKGAGCVGAITVSGLPQREDHGLIVAVLADWLKVPIEGLALDELI; this is encoded by the coding sequence ATGGAATCACAAACAAACCTGGCTGCTGACCTGGCCCGAATAGCGCTTCAGGAGGAACGCCTACAGTTTGATTATTTTACGGCGGAGACTGCCTGGGAGTTGGGAGGTCGATTACGGGATGCGGTCAAAGCCCGGAATGGAGCTGCGGCAATTGATATCCAGCTCGCTGGTCAGCCCTTGTTTTTTCTGGCCATGCTTGGTACAACGCCCGATAACGGTGAGTGGATTCGGCGCAAACGCAATACAACCCTGCATTTTCACCGGAGTTCCTATGTGGTCGGACTTCGTTTGCAACAGACCCAGACTACGCTTTCGGATCGTTATGGTCTGAGTAACCAAAACTATGCATCGCACGGCGGGAGTTTCCCGATCTGGCTCAAAGGCGCAGGTTGCGTGGGGGCGATTACCGTTTCGGGCTTACCGCAGCGCGAGGATCATGGCCTGATTGTAGCCGTCCTAGCCGACTGGCTTAAAGTGCCTATTGAGGGTTTGGCGCTGGACGAATTGATTTAA
- a CDS encoding amidohydrolase, translating into MKKSPFFIAALALNVLSVYSASAQVGTLNARMDKTAESLEKKVVAWRRDFHQHPELGNREFQTAAKVAAHLQALGMEVKTGVGKTGVVALLKGGKPGPVVALRADMDGLPVTERVDLPFKSEVRTEYNGQQTGTMHACGHDTHVAILMGVAEVMASVKNDLRGTVKFIFQPAEEGAPAGEEGGAKLMIKEGVLENPKVDAIFGLHINSQTEVGTLKYRPGATMAAVDTYAIKIKGKQTHGAAPWSGVDPIVTSAQVVMGLQTIVSRNVILTDNAAVVTVGALHGGIRQNIIPEEASMIGTIRTFSSEAQQLVHRRISEIATNIAESAGAKADVTINVGCPVTYNDPKLTDQMIPTLEAVAGKNNLRITPASTGAEDFSFYQEKVPGFFFFLGGMKKGTKVENAAPHHTPDFQVDEGGFVLGMKSLCRLTTDYMEFASKGVAVKELTASSTSGK; encoded by the coding sequence ATTCTTTATCGCTGCGTTGGCGCTTAATGTCCTGAGCGTTTATTCTGCCTCGGCACAGGTGGGAACCTTAAACGCCCGCATGGACAAAACGGCCGAAAGTCTAGAAAAAAAGGTGGTTGCCTGGCGTCGGGATTTCCACCAGCATCCAGAACTGGGAAATCGGGAGTTTCAAACGGCCGCTAAAGTGGCCGCTCATTTACAGGCACTTGGTATGGAGGTTAAAACAGGCGTTGGTAAAACAGGCGTCGTCGCTCTGCTCAAAGGCGGTAAACCAGGTCCTGTGGTTGCTCTCCGCGCCGATATGGATGGGCTACCTGTTACTGAGCGCGTGGATCTGCCTTTTAAATCGGAAGTGCGAACCGAATACAATGGTCAGCAGACGGGCACGATGCATGCTTGCGGGCACGACACGCACGTAGCCATTCTAATGGGCGTGGCCGAAGTGATGGCATCCGTTAAAAATGACCTGCGTGGCACGGTTAAGTTTATTTTCCAACCCGCTGAAGAAGGAGCGCCAGCGGGTGAAGAAGGGGGAGCCAAATTGATGATCAAGGAAGGCGTTCTGGAAAACCCAAAGGTAGACGCCATTTTTGGATTGCACATTAACTCGCAAACGGAAGTAGGCACACTCAAGTATCGACCTGGTGCTACAATGGCTGCTGTAGATACTTATGCTATCAAAATCAAAGGAAAACAAACGCACGGAGCCGCTCCCTGGTCGGGTGTGGACCCGATCGTGACATCGGCACAGGTGGTGATGGGTTTACAGACCATTGTTAGCCGTAACGTTATCCTTACCGATAATGCCGCAGTGGTCACCGTAGGTGCTTTACATGGTGGGATTCGGCAAAATATCATTCCGGAAGAAGCCAGTATGATTGGTACAATTCGCACGTTCAGCTCGGAAGCTCAACAACTGGTTCATCGACGTATCAGCGAAATTGCTACGAACATTGCCGAAAGTGCAGGAGCCAAAGCCGATGTGACGATTAATGTTGGCTGCCCAGTTACGTACAACGATCCTAAACTAACGGATCAAATGATACCAACGCTCGAAGCCGTTGCCGGTAAAAACAATCTCCGCATTACACCCGCTTCGACGGGTGCCGAAGACTTTTCGTTTTACCAGGAAAAAGTGCCGGGCTTCTTTTTCTTTTTGGGCGGCATGAAAAAAGGAACCAAAGTGGAAAATGCAGCTCCGCACCATACGCCTGATTTCCAGGTCGACGAAGGTGGTTTTGTATTAGGTATGAAATCGCTCTGCCGCCTTACCACCGATTATATGGAGTTTGCCAGCAAAGGCGTTGCCGTTAAAGAACTTACGGCAAGCAGTACAAGCGGTAAATAA
- a CDS encoding isochorismatase family protein, with protein MVTALDPNTALVLIDLQNAIVKIPSSTPMDVILAKAAKLVAAFRKAALPIVIVTVDPRRAGESTIRRDAKSPSFSALPDEALAIVPEIKTEFDDIFITKHTWGAFHDTNLDGELKKRGVTGIVLAGVATSRGVESTARAASERGYNIAFAQDAMADIVDSAHENSLNLIFPRLGEVDDTDAIISMLEQLGSR; from the coding sequence ATGGTAACTGCACTCGATCCGAACACGGCGCTTGTTTTAATTGATTTGCAAAACGCAATCGTAAAGATTCCATCCTCAACACCGATGGACGTTATTCTGGCTAAGGCAGCCAAACTGGTAGCTGCTTTTCGGAAGGCCGCTTTGCCCATCGTCATCGTCACGGTCGACCCCAGGCGAGCGGGTGAGTCTACTATACGTCGGGACGCCAAGTCACCTTCATTTTCTGCTTTACCCGACGAAGCTCTGGCAATAGTACCTGAGATAAAAACGGAATTTGATGACATTTTTATCACCAAACACACCTGGGGCGCATTTCATGACACCAACCTTGACGGAGAGTTAAAGAAACGAGGTGTTACAGGTATTGTGCTAGCGGGTGTAGCCACCAGCAGAGGGGTAGAAAGTACTGCCCGAGCGGCCAGTGAACGAGGCTATAACATCGCCTTTGCACAGGATGCGATGGCCGATATAGTTGATAGTGCCCATGAAAACAGCCTGAACTTAATTTTCCCACGCCTTGGCGAAGTGGATGATACCGACGCCATCATTAGTATGTTAGAGCAGTTGGGAAGTCGTTAA
- a CDS encoding NIPSNAP family protein: MKRRKFVKASLLTGAITSIVSPLSEAADNQQNASQEFYELRIYSLKNARQRKAVETYLQNALIPALNRLGSKNIGVFTEYLPQGFTKLVAVIPFNSLEDYFTTPDKLANDTAYQQAGVDYLTAEATAPAYERIDSSLLKAFALMPKLEAPEKKPRIFELRRYESHNETAGKKKIEMFNQGGEIAIFKRVGLTPVFFGETLIGPMRPNLTYMLTFDNMEEHDQNWKAFGSDPEWKKISSVPEFTDARIVSNINRMFLIPTNFSQI, translated from the coding sequence ATGAAAAGACGTAAGTTCGTAAAGGCATCCCTGCTAACAGGTGCCATAACTAGTATTGTGTCACCGCTGAGCGAAGCTGCTGATAACCAACAAAATGCAAGCCAAGAGTTTTATGAACTTCGGATTTATAGTCTGAAAAATGCCCGGCAACGGAAAGCGGTCGAGACCTATCTTCAAAACGCGCTTATCCCGGCCCTTAACCGTTTAGGGAGTAAAAACATCGGGGTATTTACCGAATACCTTCCGCAGGGATTTACCAAACTGGTAGCCGTTATACCGTTTAATTCGCTGGAGGATTACTTCACTACACCCGACAAGTTGGCCAACGATACGGCTTACCAACAAGCGGGGGTAGATTATTTGACCGCCGAAGCGACAGCGCCTGCCTATGAACGCATTGACAGTTCGTTATTGAAAGCCTTCGCGCTTATGCCTAAACTGGAAGCGCCCGAAAAGAAGCCGCGTATTTTTGAATTGCGTCGCTACGAAAGCCACAACGAAACGGCAGGGAAGAAGAAGATCGAGATGTTTAATCAAGGTGGTGAAATCGCCATTTTTAAGCGCGTAGGCTTAACTCCAGTATTTTTCGGCGAAACGCTGATCGGCCCCATGCGTCCGAATCTAACGTATATGCTCACCTTCGATAACATGGAGGAGCACGATCAGAACTGGAAGGCCTTTGGTAGTGATCCTGAGTGGAAAAAGATAAGTTCGGTGCCCGAATTTACAGATGCCCGGATCGTGTCGAACATTAACCGTATGTTTCTGATTCCTACCAATTTCTCCCAGATTTAG
- a CDS encoding MFS transporter: MNVTTFNAFKSSNYRLFFAGQSISLLGTWMQKTAVSWVIYAQTHSKFMLGVSVFATLFPSALLTPVGGVISDRYNRYRVLLLTQVLSMLQAILLTAVVFFKGYAVWEIILLSVVLGLINAFDVPARQSLVYELVDDKKDLPNALALNSSMVNLSKLLGPAIAGIAIEHLGEVVCFGLNALSFVAVISSLLLMKLPKFVAKLHTKNILGELVEGFVYVKETPTIRFIILMLALISLLVLPFTSLMPVYAKDVFHGTASTFGLLDSAIGLGAFAGAIFLASLKPSANLNKILTINTFVFGSGLILFSYTAWYPLALFFVSIGAFGMMSQITINNTLLQTQAAPAMRGRVISMFVMVYASTLPIGSLIVGAISEHVGVQATVLGQGILALGIGLLHFRHLQKNKPTKPVSPSTEAMLTEVAPTA; the protein is encoded by the coding sequence ATGAACGTAACCACATTCAACGCCTTTAAGAGTTCTAATTACAGGCTTTTCTTTGCCGGACAATCTATTTCGCTGCTAGGCACCTGGATGCAGAAAACAGCCGTAAGCTGGGTGATCTACGCGCAAACTCACTCCAAGTTTATGCTGGGTGTCAGTGTATTTGCCACCCTGTTCCCATCTGCCTTATTGACACCCGTTGGCGGGGTCATTTCCGACCGCTACAATCGGTATCGGGTGTTGTTGCTGACACAGGTTTTATCTATGCTACAGGCCATTCTACTCACCGCAGTGGTCTTCTTTAAGGGTTATGCCGTTTGGGAAATTATCCTGTTGAGCGTTGTGCTGGGCCTAATCAATGCGTTCGATGTACCCGCCCGGCAGTCGCTGGTGTATGAACTGGTCGATGATAAAAAAGACTTGCCCAATGCGCTGGCCCTGAACTCATCGATGGTCAATTTATCTAAACTACTCGGGCCAGCCATTGCCGGTATTGCCATTGAGCACTTAGGCGAAGTAGTCTGTTTCGGGCTGAATGCCCTCAGTTTTGTAGCTGTTATTAGCTCACTCCTGCTCATGAAGCTGCCGAAATTCGTCGCCAAACTGCATACGAAGAATATTCTGGGCGAGTTGGTCGAAGGCTTTGTTTACGTGAAAGAAACGCCGACGATTCGGTTCATCATCCTTATGCTGGCGCTGATTAGCTTACTGGTATTGCCGTTTACCAGTCTGATGCCCGTTTACGCAAAAGATGTATTTCACGGAACAGCCTCCACATTCGGTTTGCTCGACAGTGCCATTGGGCTTGGGGCCTTTGCTGGCGCTATTTTCCTGGCTTCCCTCAAACCTAGCGCCAACCTGAATAAAATACTCACAATCAACACCTTTGTCTTTGGATCGGGGCTTATCTTATTTTCCTACACAGCCTGGTATCCATTAGCCTTGTTCTTTGTCTCCATTGGCGCCTTCGGCATGATGTCGCAGATTACGATCAACAACACGCTCCTGCAAACGCAGGCGGCTCCGGCCATGCGCGGGCGAGTCATCAGCATGTTTGTCATGGTGTATGCCAGCACGTTGCCTATTGGTAGTCTGATTGTTGGAGCTATATCCGAGCATGTTGGTGTACAGGCAACTGTGCTTGGTCAGGGGATTCTGGCGCTTGGCATCGGTTTACTACACTTCCGTCATCTGCAAAAAAATAAGCCAACGAAACCAGTCTCTCCATCAACTGAAGCGATGCTTACCGAAGTAGCGCCAACAGCCTGA
- a CDS encoding DoxX family protein: MKKTKIIYWILTGLFAFVMAGSGIPNIMVNPMSVQGFHEMGYPTYIIPFLGWAKLLGAIAILVPGFPRLKEWAYAGLIFDLLGATYSVANSGKAIGQWAPIFIFVALGFGSYYFYHKKLKETAELTEELQMKVV; encoded by the coding sequence ATGAAAAAGACAAAAATCATTTATTGGATATTAACGGGCTTGTTTGCATTTGTTATGGCAGGTTCAGGGATTCCCAACATTATGGTCAACCCAATGTCGGTACAGGGTTTTCATGAAATGGGGTATCCAACCTATATCATTCCGTTTCTGGGCTGGGCCAAGTTATTGGGTGCAATTGCCATTCTGGTTCCGGGATTTCCACGCCTTAAAGAGTGGGCCTATGCTGGGCTCATCTTCGATTTGCTGGGTGCTACGTATTCCGTCGCGAATAGTGGTAAAGCTATCGGCCAGTGGGCGCCTATTTTCATTTTTGTGGCGCTGGGTTTTGGCTCGTATTATTTCTATCACAAGAAGCTGAAAGAAACAGCCGAGCTCACCGAAGAGTTGCAAATGAAGGTTGTTTAG